The following proteins are encoded in a genomic region of Bosea beijingensis:
- a CDS encoding ABC transporter permease, with protein MLEWRRRREPSALMLLASPLIAIGLTILIGMIVFTAMGYDGFHAVESIFLTPFLEPQRWGDIGVKGAPLVMIALGLAIGFRANVWNIGAEGQYVMGAIAGTGVALLTYDMTGWWILPAMMLAGILGGMAWAAIPAFLRVKLQVSEILTSLMLTYVAVQFLYFLVRGPWKDPGGFNFPQTRMFTADQTLPTVLEGTLVHLGIPAALALAVIAWLLMEKTTAGYAIKVVGLAPAAARHGGFSAARTTWATMLASGALAGLAGLFEAAGPFGQLTPQFPVGYGFTAIIVAFLGRLNPLGIVFGGIVLAGTYVGGEIAQSTVRLPQAATGLFQATLLFMLLATDVLVRWRIGWKRRVV; from the coding sequence ATGCTTGAATGGCGCCGCCGTCGTGAGCCGAGCGCGCTGATGCTCCTCGCAAGCCCGCTGATCGCGATCGGGCTCACCATTCTGATCGGCATGATCGTTTTCACCGCCATGGGCTATGACGGTTTCCACGCGGTCGAGAGCATCTTCCTGACACCGTTCCTGGAGCCGCAGCGCTGGGGCGATATCGGGGTGAAGGGCGCGCCGCTCGTCATGATCGCGCTCGGGCTCGCCATCGGCTTTCGGGCCAATGTCTGGAACATCGGCGCCGAGGGGCAATATGTCATGGGCGCCATCGCCGGCACCGGCGTCGCCCTGCTGACCTATGACATGACGGGATGGTGGATCCTGCCCGCCATGATGCTGGCCGGCATCCTCGGCGGCATGGCCTGGGCCGCGATCCCCGCCTTCCTGCGCGTCAAGTTGCAGGTCAGCGAGATCCTGACCAGCCTGATGCTGACCTATGTCGCGGTGCAGTTCCTGTATTTCCTGGTGCGTGGGCCGTGGAAAGATCCGGGCGGTTTCAACTTCCCGCAGACGCGGATGTTCACCGCCGACCAGACGCTACCGACCGTACTGGAGGGAACGCTCGTCCATCTCGGCATTCCCGCAGCGCTCGCCCTCGCGGTCATCGCCTGGCTGCTGATGGAGAAGACGACCGCCGGCTACGCGATCAAGGTCGTAGGCCTCGCGCCGGCCGCGGCCCGTCACGGCGGCTTCAGTGCCGCGCGCACGACCTGGGCGACCATGCTGGCCAGCGGCGCGCTCGCCGGCCTCGCCGGTTTGTTCGAGGCGGCCGGCCCGTTCGGGCAGCTCACGCCGCAATTCCCGGTGGGCTACGGCTTCACCGCGATCATCGTCGCCTTCCTCGGCCGGCTGAACCCGCTCGGCATCGTCTTTGGCGGCATCGTGCTGGCAGGAACCTATGTGGGCGGCGAAATCGCGCAGTCGACGGTGAGGCTGCCCCAGGCCGCAACCGGCCTGTTCCAGGCGACGCTGCTCTTCATGCTGCTCGCCACCGACGTGCTGGTGCGCTGGCGGATCGGCTGGAAGCGGAGGGTGGTGTGA
- a CDS encoding ABC transporter permease, with amino-acid sequence MTSAMLVSILMTLIAASTPLLLAALGELVAEKAGVLNLGVEGMMLCGAVAGFAVAFSTGSTGIGLVAAAFAGVAASMIFAVLALSLMANQVATGLALTIFGIGASSLIGAGFVGRTITRLQPVFPAALSEHPILRLVFGHDILVYLSLALVAGVGWFLRRTRPGLILRAVGENDASAHAIGYPVIAIRYAAVAFGGALAGLGGAYFSLALTPMWADRLTAGRGWIALALVVFSAWKPGRLLLGAYLFGAVMTLELQAKAAGVTWLAPEVLAMAPYLATIAVLTMMSLGRKTGRLDAPACLGKPFSAS; translated from the coding sequence ATGACCTCAGCCATGCTCGTCTCCATCCTGATGACGCTGATCGCGGCCTCGACGCCGCTGCTGCTGGCCGCGCTGGGTGAGCTCGTCGCCGAGAAGGCCGGCGTGCTCAATCTCGGCGTCGAGGGCATGATGCTCTGCGGCGCGGTCGCTGGCTTCGCCGTCGCATTCTCGACCGGCAGCACCGGCATCGGCCTCGTCGCGGCGGCCTTCGCAGGCGTCGCGGCCTCGATGATCTTCGCCGTGCTCGCGCTTTCGCTGATGGCCAATCAGGTCGCGACGGGGCTGGCGTTGACGATCTTCGGCATCGGCGCCTCCTCGCTGATCGGCGCGGGCTTCGTCGGGCGCACCATCACGCGGCTCCAGCCGGTGTTTCCAGCGGCACTGTCGGAGCATCCGATCCTGCGGCTGGTCTTCGGCCACGACATCCTCGTCTATCTCTCGCTAGCGCTCGTCGCGGGTGTCGGCTGGTTCCTGCGCCGGACGCGGCCCGGACTGATCCTGCGCGCCGTCGGCGAGAACGATGCTTCCGCTCATGCGATCGGCTATCCGGTCATCGCCATCCGCTATGCGGCCGTTGCCTTCGGCGGCGCGCTCGCGGGGCTCGGCGGCGCCTATTTCTCGCTGGCGCTGACGCCGATGTGGGCGGATCGCCTGACCGCCGGCCGCGGCTGGATCGCGCTGGCGCTCGTTGTGTTCTCGGCCTGGAAGCCGGGGCGCCTGCTGCTTGGGGCCTATCTTTTCGGCGCCGTCATGACGCTGGAATTGCAGGCCAAGGCGGCCGGCGTCACCTGGCTCGCGCCGGAGGTCCTGGCGATGGCCCCCTACCTTGCGACGATTGCAGTTCTGACCATGATGTCGCTAGGACGGAAGACCGGCCGGCTCGACGCGCCCGCCTGCCTCGGCAAACCCTTCTCGGCGTCCTGA